The Dethiosulfovibrio peptidovorans DSM 11002 genome has a window encoding:
- a CDS encoding acyl-protein synthetase LuxE, with protein sequence MREFPAVDAYSCIDKAFGRTEESDRLFLEAIRENYLFQLSCQSYVRALMERYDFSPEDLKGPEDVLKLPPVFVDTMKYHRFISVPEKDVIMTLTSSGTSGQVTQALFDRPGVERIQRISSKIFNDIGFCSSRPAGYLMFSYAREDAQSIGTSWSDEQEMKCAPVSEEKWLLRKNDEGIFDFDPEEAVDALADMAERGPVRLLGFPSFIFQTLDELDRQGRSIQVDGDSFVIAGGGWKNHAGVPMTQSEFASELERRIGLPKENVRDLYGMVEHGIPYCSCPMGHHHVPVFSRVAVRHPVTMEFMPHGEEGLLQLISPWNVAQPNCSILSSDLVRVEKDCPCGIPGEYIASIRRGGKKKHKGCAIAAQEILDKVRADREGR encoded by the coding sequence ATGAGAGAGTTCCCAGCGGTGGATGCCTACAGTTGTATCGATAAAGCCTTTGGCCGTACCGAGGAATCGGATAGGCTTTTTCTCGAGGCAATCAGAGAGAACTACCTGTTTCAGCTCAGTTGTCAGTCTTACGTCAGAGCTCTTATGGAGAGATACGATTTTTCTCCTGAAGATCTAAAGGGGCCGGAGGATGTATTGAAACTCCCTCCTGTTTTCGTGGATACCATGAAATACCATCGTTTTATCTCTGTTCCGGAAAAGGACGTTATCATGACACTGACCAGTTCTGGGACCAGCGGGCAGGTTACCCAGGCGTTGTTTGACCGTCCCGGTGTGGAGAGAATACAGCGTATATCCAGTAAGATATTTAACGATATAGGTTTTTGTTCGTCCAGACCTGCGGGGTATCTCATGTTCAGCTATGCCAGAGAGGACGCCCAATCCATCGGCACCAGTTGGAGCGATGAGCAGGAGATGAAGTGCGCTCCTGTTTCAGAAGAGAAATGGCTGCTTCGCAAGAACGATGAGGGAATATTCGATTTCGATCCCGAGGAGGCTGTTGATGCCCTTGCGGATATGGCCGAGAGGGGACCTGTGCGTCTTCTCGGTTTCCCCTCCTTTATATTTCAGACCCTGGATGAATTAGATAGGCAGGGAAGGTCTATCCAGGTCGATGGAGACAGTTTCGTCATAGCCGGTGGAGGCTGGAAAAACCATGCAGGGGTGCCTATGACGCAGTCCGAGTTTGCCTCCGAACTGGAGAGGAGGATAGGACTTCCCAAGGAGAACGTCAGGGACCTCTACGGAATGGTCGAGCATGGCATACCCTATTGTTCCTGTCCGATGGGCCATCACCATGTTCCCGTGTTCTCCAGGGTGGCGGTCCGTCATCCTGTGACCATGGAATTTATGCCTCACGGGGAGGAGGGCCTGCTTCAGCTGATATCGCCTTGGAATGTCGCTCAGCCGAACTGTTCTATACTGTCCTCCGATCTGGTCCGGGTAGAGAAAGACTGTCCTTGCGGTATTCCCGGCGAATATATCGCTTCGATAAGAAGAGGCGGTAAGAAAAAACATAAGGGCTGTGCCATTGCGGCCCAGGAGATACTGGATAAAGTACGCGCCGATAGGGAGGGACGATAA